A genomic segment from Tistrella mobilis encodes:
- a CDS encoding SDR family oxidoreductase, producing MHVLVTGATGLIGSAVVARLVTEGHDVTGMARDDVRGRRSLPAVRWHALDMATVTGPDAWAPHLAGVDAVVNCAGVFQQGRGPRGAGDDLAVHETGADALFAAAEAAGIRRVIHFSAMGVDRATPSSFSASKRAGDQALMARDLDWVILRPSVVLGPGVYGAGALMRGLAALPVLPVLPDTRPLQVVQLDDVVETVLRLLDPAAPARLALDLAGPEPLGFTDIVLAHRRWMGWAPPRLRRLPPRLARLVWRAGDAVARLGWRPPLRSNARREVVRGATGDPGPWIRATGITPRKLGQALAARPATVQDRWFAGLYLLKPLIFGVFSAFWITTALLSFGPGYDIGVALMLEGGVGPLAGPSVILGALADLLIGLGIAWRRTTRTALFAALGISIFYVVAGTILVPRLWEEPLGPLVKIWPIMMLNLAALAILEDR from the coding sequence GTGCATGTGCTCGTCACCGGCGCCACCGGCCTGATCGGATCGGCCGTGGTCGCCAGACTGGTTACCGAAGGCCACGACGTCACCGGCATGGCCCGCGACGATGTCCGCGGCCGGCGGAGCCTGCCTGCCGTGCGCTGGCACGCGCTCGACATGGCGACCGTCACCGGGCCCGATGCCTGGGCGCCGCATCTGGCGGGCGTCGATGCGGTGGTCAATTGTGCCGGCGTGTTCCAGCAGGGCCGGGGTCCGCGCGGTGCGGGCGACGATCTGGCGGTGCATGAAACCGGTGCCGATGCGCTTTTCGCCGCGGCCGAAGCGGCCGGCATCCGCCGGGTGATCCATTTCTCGGCCATGGGGGTCGACCGGGCGACGCCGAGCAGTTTTTCGGCCAGCAAGCGCGCCGGCGACCAGGCGCTGATGGCCCGCGATCTCGACTGGGTGATCCTGCGCCCCTCGGTGGTGCTGGGGCCGGGGGTCTATGGCGCCGGTGCGCTGATGCGCGGGCTTGCCGCCCTGCCGGTGCTGCCGGTTCTGCCCGATACCAGGCCGCTGCAGGTCGTGCAGCTGGATGATGTGGTCGAGACGGTGCTGCGCCTGCTCGATCCCGCTGCGCCGGCGCGGCTGGCGCTCGATCTGGCGGGGCCCGAACCGCTCGGCTTCACCGATATCGTGCTGGCCCATCGCCGCTGGATGGGCTGGGCGCCACCCCGGCTGCGGCGCCTGCCGCCCAGACTCGCCCGGCTGGTCTGGCGGGCAGGCGATGCGGTGGCGCGGCTCGGCTGGCGGCCACCGCTCAGGTCCAATGCCCGGCGGGAAGTGGTGCGCGGCGCGACCGGCGATCCCGGCCCCTGGATCCGGGCCACCGGCATCACACCCCGCAAGCTGGGGCAGGCGCTGGCCGCGCGGCCGGCGACGGTTCAGGATCGCTGGTTCGCCGGGCTCTATCTGCTGAAGCCGCTGATCTTCGGTGTCTTTTCGGCTTTCTGGATCACCACGGCGCTGCTTTCTTTCGGCCCCGGCTACGATATCGGCGTCGCGCTGATGCTGGAAGGCGGCGTCGGTCCGCTCGCCGGTCCCTCGGTCATCCTCGGTGCCCTGGCCGACCTGCTCATCGGTCTTGGCATCGCCTGGCGGCGCACCACCCGTACCGCCCTTTTTGCAGCGCTCGGGATCTCGATCTTCTATGTCGTCGCCGGCACCATCCTGGTGCCCCGGCTCTGGGAAGAGCCGCTGGGACCGCTGGTCAAGATCTGGCCGATCATGATGCTGAACCTCGCCGCCCTCGCCATTCTGGAGGACCGGTGA
- a CDS encoding DUF2269 family protein, with protein MLYFGLKFLHVIGAAVLLGTGAGIAFFLVVARMTDDAVRIAEVARIVVIADFVFTLTAVIAQPVTGVALAMHLGLPLTQGWILLSILLYLLTGLFWLPVVWMQLRLRDMARAAAARGLPLPAAWARLYRIWFAFGFPAFFAVLGIVWLMIAKPVIPWIDG; from the coding sequence ATGCTCTATTTCGGGCTCAAATTCCTGCATGTGATCGGGGCCGCCGTGCTGCTCGGCACCGGTGCGGGCATCGCCTTCTTTCTGGTCGTCGCCCGCATGACCGACGATGCCGTCCGCATCGCCGAAGTCGCCCGGATCGTCGTGATCGCGGATTTCGTCTTCACCCTCACCGCGGTCATCGCCCAGCCGGTGACCGGCGTGGCGCTGGCGATGCATCTGGGCCTGCCGCTCACCCAGGGCTGGATCCTGCTCTCGATCCTGCTCTATCTGCTCACCGGGCTGTTCTGGCTGCCGGTGGTGTGGATGCAGCTTCGCCTGCGCGACATGGCACGCGCGGCGGCGGCCCGCGGTCTGCCGCTGCCCGCGGCCTGGGCCCGGCTCTACCGGATCTGGTTCGCCTTCGGCTTCCCGGCCTTCTTTGCCGTGCTCGGGATCGTCTGGCTGATGATCGCGAAACCGGTGATCCCCTGGATCGACGGCTGA
- a CDS encoding cupin domain-containing protein has protein sequence MTDATTPARPQAVPTLQVDDDRVRVTLWSFAPGAETGSHRHELDYVVVPLANGRLRIEGPDGAARTVERSFGASYTGMAGTDHNVINDGDEPFAFVEIELR, from the coding sequence ATGACCGACGCCACCACCCCCGCCCGCCCCCAGGCCGTGCCCACCCTTCAGGTCGATGACGACCGGGTGCGGGTGACGCTGTGGAGCTTCGCCCCCGGCGCCGAGACGGGATCGCATCGCCACGAGCTGGACTATGTGGTCGTGCCGCTGGCCAATGGCCGGCTGCGCATCGAAGGCCCCGACGGCGCCGCCCGCACGGTGGAGCGGTCTTTCGGCGCATCCTATACCGGCATGGCCGGTACCGATCACAATGTGATCAATGACGGCGACGAACCCTTCGCCTTCGTCGAGATCGAGCTGCGCTGA
- a CDS encoding TetR/AcrR family transcriptional regulator yields MPEPAQRSSAATRQRILQAAMIRFARHPYEDARLRDIAADAEIDVAMVHRAFGSKEQLFVEVVRAAFQARTSIEEQTDPPEQAFAREIFDPLLDRTFGRVDPMDIVVQSLSSTQAAPILRDFILEDVIGPIAARTADVQRDAGRPALTSEAINERAALAAACMTGIVLFRQVLKIDLVGDDRRERLEPLIRAVLSAALHPET; encoded by the coding sequence ATGCCGGAACCCGCCCAGCGATCATCCGCTGCCACACGCCAACGCATCCTGCAGGCTGCGATGATCCGCTTCGCCCGGCACCCTTATGAAGACGCCAGGCTGCGCGACATCGCAGCCGATGCCGAGATCGACGTCGCCATGGTCCACCGCGCCTTCGGATCCAAGGAGCAGCTGTTCGTCGAGGTGGTGCGCGCCGCCTTTCAGGCCCGCACCAGCATCGAGGAACAGACCGACCCGCCGGAGCAGGCCTTCGCCCGCGAGATTTTCGACCCGCTGCTCGACCGGACGTTCGGACGTGTCGACCCGATGGATATCGTCGTCCAGTCGCTGTCCAGCACCCAGGCGGCACCGATCCTGCGCGACTTCATTCTGGAAGACGTGATCGGCCCGATCGCGGCGCGCACCGCGGATGTGCAGCGCGACGCAGGCAGGCCGGCGCTGACATCGGAAGCGATCAATGAACGCGCCGCCCTTGCCGCCGCCTGCATGACCGGCATCGTGCTGTTCCGCCAGGTGCTGAAGATCGATCTGGTGGGCGATGACCGGCGCGAGCGGCTGGAACCGCTGATCCGGGCCGTGTTGAGTGCGGCACTTCATCCGGAGACGTGA
- a CDS encoding xanthine dehydrogenase family protein molybdopterin-binding subunit produces the protein MGQIGRPLRRKEDARFLTGAGQYVADAATQLGAAHMRILRSPHGAALIRAIDTGAARALPGVLDVITGADLDKMGIGGLPCAWPVTSRDGSAMIHPPHPVLAVDRVLHVGDPLAAVVAETEAQADAAVEAIEVDYDPLPCQTDLGTALGPHAARVRSEIPTNRCFDWDLGDEAAVDAALAASPRVVTLDLIQNRVNASPMETRGTLGVYDRGHGDYTLWTSSQNPHSIRVTLSAATLKVPEEKLRVISPDVGGGFGMKIYHYSEEVLVLVAAKRTGRPVRWIASRLEAFQADTYARDHVTTVSLGLDEDGRFRAMKVHTLANMGAYLSTFAPSIPTFFYANPFPGPYALRDVYVHVEGVFTNTTPVDAYRGAGRPEATYVMERIVETAARELGMDPFEIRRMNAIPPEAIPYRTPFLWTYDSGDLPALMDLARQAADPDGYDARRAASAAKGLRRGMGVAFYMEACGMGPSKLLIEAGLGGGQFEVATVRVGPTGGIMVLTGSHSHGQGHETAFAQIVADKTGIDPALIEIVHGDTAKVPYGVGTYGSRSLSVGGSALAVTTDKVVAKMTRIAAHMLGTTPEEITLADGIFRMRTTNRSLTFAEVAGRAYAPVDYPPGMEPGIDETTYYDPEAFTFPYGCHIVEVEIDPETGTTRVDRYLAVDDFGRIVNPLIVEGQIHGGAAQAIGQACMEVCRYDPESGQLLTGSFMDYAMPRATDVPPVELVAMETLCTTNPLGAKGCGEASAIAGPAAVINAIADALHDLGVRHIDMPATPERVWRAMRMAKPV, from the coding sequence ATGGGACAGATCGGTCGACCGCTTCGCCGGAAGGAAGATGCCCGCTTTCTGACCGGGGCCGGTCAGTATGTCGCCGACGCGGCGACGCAGCTTGGTGCCGCGCATATGCGCATCCTGCGCTCGCCCCATGGCGCGGCCCTGATCCGGGCGATCGATACCGGCGCCGCCCGTGCCCTGCCCGGCGTGCTCGACGTGATCACCGGGGCGGATCTGGACAAGATGGGCATCGGTGGCCTGCCCTGCGCCTGGCCGGTCACCAGCCGTGACGGCTCGGCGATGATCCACCCGCCCCATCCCGTGCTGGCGGTGGACCGGGTGCTGCATGTCGGCGACCCGCTGGCGGCGGTGGTGGCCGAAACCGAGGCCCAGGCCGATGCGGCGGTGGAAGCGATCGAGGTCGACTACGACCCCCTGCCCTGCCAGACCGATCTTGGCACCGCTCTGGGCCCCCATGCCGCCCGGGTCCGGTCGGAGATCCCGACCAATCGCTGTTTCGACTGGGATCTGGGCGACGAGGCCGCGGTCGACGCCGCCCTGGCCGCCAGCCCGCGGGTGGTGACGCTGGACCTGATCCAGAACCGGGTGAATGCCAGCCCGATGGAAACCCGCGGCACGCTCGGCGTCTATGACCGCGGCCATGGCGACTATACGCTCTGGACCTCCAGCCAGAACCCGCATTCGATCCGGGTGACGCTGTCGGCCGCAACGCTCAAAGTGCCCGAGGAAAAGCTCAGGGTGATCTCGCCCGATGTCGGCGGCGGCTTCGGCATGAAGATCTATCACTATTCGGAAGAGGTGCTGGTGCTGGTGGCGGCAAAACGCACCGGCCGGCCGGTGCGCTGGATCGCAAGCCGGCTGGAGGCCTTCCAGGCCGACACCTATGCCCGCGACCATGTGACGACGGTGTCGCTCGGCCTGGACGAGGACGGCCGCTTCCGGGCGATGAAGGTGCACACGCTGGCCAATATGGGCGCCTATCTCTCCACTTTCGCGCCCTCGATCCCGACCTTCTTCTATGCCAACCCCTTCCCCGGCCCCTATGCGCTGCGCGACGTCTATGTCCATGTCGAGGGCGTGTTCACCAACACCACGCCCGTCGATGCCTATCGCGGCGCCGGCCGGCCCGAGGCGACCTATGTGATGGAGCGGATCGTCGAAACGGCCGCGCGGGAGCTGGGCATGGATCCGTTCGAGATCCGGCGGATGAACGCCATCCCGCCCGAGGCCATCCCCTACCGCACGCCGTTTCTGTGGACCTATGATTCGGGCGATCTGCCGGCGTTGATGGATCTGGCCCGTCAGGCCGCCGATCCGGATGGCTATGACGCCCGTCGGGCGGCGTCGGCCGCGAAGGGCCTGCGCCGCGGCATGGGTGTCGCCTTCTACATGGAGGCCTGCGGCATGGGACCGTCTAAACTGCTGATCGAGGCCGGGCTCGGCGGCGGGCAGTTCGAGGTGGCGACCGTCCGGGTCGGGCCCACCGGCGGCATCATGGTTCTGACCGGCAGCCATTCCCACGGCCAGGGCCACGAGACCGCCTTCGCCCAGATCGTGGCGGACAAAACCGGCATCGACCCCGCCCTGATCGAGATCGTCCATGGCGACACCGCGAAGGTGCCCTATGGCGTCGGCACCTATGGCTCGCGCTCTCTGTCGGTCGGCGGCTCGGCGCTGGCGGTGACCACCGACAAGGTGGTGGCCAAGATGACCCGCATCGCCGCCCATATGCTGGGCACCACGCCCGAAGAGATCACGCTGGCCGACGGCATCTTCCGGATGCGCACGACCAATCGCAGCCTGACCTTCGCCGAGGTCGCCGGCCGCGCCTATGCCCCGGTCGACTATCCGCCGGGGATGGAGCCCGGCATCGACGAAACCACCTATTACGACCCGGAAGCCTTCACCTTCCCCTATGGCTGCCATATCGTCGAGGTCGAGATCGACCCCGAGACCGGCACCACCAGGGTCGACCGCTATCTGGCGGTGGATGATTTCGGCCGCATCGTGAACCCGCTGATCGTCGAAGGCCAGATCCATGGCGGTGCCGCCCAGGCGATCGGCCAGGCCTGCATGGAGGTCTGCCGCTACGACCCCGAGAGCGGCCAGCTGCTGACCGGATCGTTCATGGACTACGCCATGCCACGGGCGACCGACGTGCCGCCGGTGGAGCTGGTCGCCATGGAAACCCTCTGCACCACCAACCCGCTGGGTGCCAAGGGCTGCGGCGAGGCCTCGGCCATCGCCGGGCCGGCGGCGGTGATCAATGCGATCGCAGACGCCCTCCACGACCTGGGCGTGCGTCATATAGACATGCCGGCCACGCCCGAGCGGGTCTGGCGGGCGATGCGGATGGCGAAACCCGTCTGA
- a CDS encoding ATP-binding protein has translation MRIDGGDPTRMAWRYRLALGLVAALAIGSFLVLTQVISRERATAGIINVSGQQRFLSQRGALFVGRLTYPVPAQDQQDARQHLAEVIAQMRSNHEALLKGGSGTGEAIGLSPAMARLFHDEPSAIDRRVREYLAAMEAVLTDPRAPIPRDAPAVALVLREGPGPLLDVLDHAVARFQAEGEAAVDRLHDLHIALLIATLLTLALEALLIFQPMATAARRRIRELENASLALKAAAERLEGEVAARTVELQKAKEHAERANVAKARFLATAGHDLLQPIESLRLLAGSITRRNRDPALASPLDDMRKALSGMRGLLGNLLDTARLDTGSVTPQLQDVDPAALVDDLAREFEPVAEDKGLGFGVGISLAEGLRIRTDPVITGRILRNFLSNAVRYTAAGSVTLTAGPAELDGRPAVRFTVADTGPGIDPADQERIFAEFTQIDDARRDRSAGVGLGLSIARRMAQILEHELTLDSRPGEGARFALTVPLAPAARRPLRSSEKPIPADD, from the coding sequence ATGAGGATCGACGGCGGCGACCCGACACGGATGGCTTGGCGCTACCGGCTGGCCCTGGGGCTGGTCGCAGCGCTTGCGATCGGCTCCTTCCTGGTGCTGACGCAGGTGATCAGCCGTGAACGGGCCACCGCCGGCATCATCAATGTCAGCGGCCAGCAACGCTTCCTGTCGCAGCGCGGCGCCCTGTTCGTCGGCCGGCTGACCTATCCGGTTCCGGCCCAGGATCAGCAGGACGCCCGCCAGCATCTGGCCGAGGTGATCGCCCAGATGCGCAGCAATCACGAGGCACTGCTGAAGGGCGGATCGGGCACGGGCGAGGCGATCGGCCTCTCGCCCGCGATGGCGCGGCTGTTCCACGACGAGCCCTCGGCGATCGACCGGCGGGTGCGGGAATATCTGGCGGCGATGGAGGCGGTGCTCACCGACCCGCGCGCGCCGATCCCGCGCGATGCGCCGGCCGTGGCGCTGGTGCTGCGCGAAGGGCCGGGCCCCCTGCTCGACGTGCTCGACCATGCCGTCGCCCGCTTCCAGGCCGAAGGCGAGGCCGCCGTCGACCGGCTGCACGACCTGCATATCGCCCTGCTGATCGCCACCCTGCTGACCCTGGCGCTGGAAGCCCTGCTGATCTTCCAGCCGATGGCCACGGCGGCCCGGCGCCGTATCCGCGAGCTTGAGAACGCCTCCCTGGCGCTCAAGGCCGCGGCCGAGCGGCTGGAGGGAGAGGTCGCCGCCCGCACCGTGGAGCTGCAAAAGGCCAAAGAGCACGCCGAACGGGCCAATGTCGCCAAGGCCCGCTTCCTCGCCACCGCCGGCCACGACCTGCTGCAACCGATCGAATCGCTGCGCCTGCTTGCCGGATCGATCACCCGCCGCAATCGCGATCCGGCCCTCGCTTCGCCGCTCGACGACATGCGCAAGGCGCTCTCGGGCATGCGCGGCCTGCTCGGCAATCTGCTCGACACCGCCCGGCTCGATACCGGATCGGTCACGCCGCAGCTTCAGGATGTCGATCCGGCCGCCCTGGTGGATGATCTCGCCCGCGAATTCGAGCCGGTGGCGGAAGACAAGGGGCTGGGCTTCGGCGTCGGGATTTCGCTGGCGGAGGGCCTGCGGATCCGCACCGATCCGGTGATCACCGGCCGGATCCTGCGCAATTTCCTGTCGAACGCCGTGCGCTACACCGCCGCCGGATCGGTAACGCTGACCGCGGGCCCGGCCGAGCTCGACGGCCGGCCGGCGGTGCGCTTCACCGTGGCCGATACCGGCCCCGGCATCGATCCGGCCGATCAGGAGCGGATCTTCGCCGAGTTCACCCAGATCGACGATGCCCGCCGCGACCGCTCGGCCGGGGTCGGCCTCGGCCTGTCGATCGCGCGGCGGATGGCCCAGATCCTGGAACACGAGCTGACGCTGGACAGCCGCCCCGGAGAGGGCGCGCGTTTCGCCCTGACCGTGCCGCTCGCCCCCGCCGCCCGGCGTCCGCTCCGGTCATCAGAAAAGCCGATACCTGCGGACGATTAA